The genomic segment CTCATCAAAAGCCTGATCGCGCGCCACCGTTCCGCTGGAGATGCCCTGTGAACGCTGTCCTGGACGTCGCGGAGATCCGCCAAGAGCACGTGGACCGTCTGGTGGCCGGCGACGTCTCCGCCGTCCGGGTCCGCGGCTTCGTGTCCGCCGGGACGGCCGTGGAGATCGGCGACAGCCTCGCGAGGCACTGGAGCCTGTCCCGGTACCGCAACACGCCGGAGCTCGTGCGGGTCGGCGAGAGCCACTGGGAGACCCACGACGACGACGGCAGCACCAACGAGGCGGCCCTGGAGGAGTACCTCCGCCGCGCGGACATGCTGATGAACGAGATCCGCGCCGCCTGCGCGCCGCACCAGTCGCCGCTGGACCAGCTCTGGCTGATGCTGGAAAAGGAGTTCGGGCTGGAACGGGCCCGCATCGTCGACCGCGAGATGTTCGCCGGCATCGGCCGGGTCTTCCCGGAGGGCACCGAACTGCTGCCGCACAACGACCGGCTGGCCCGCGACGCGCCCGGGCTGCCCCTGGGCCTCGAACTCGACGCGCAGCTCGCCGCCAACATCTACCTCCGGGCGCCCGAGGTCGGCGGCGAACTCCAGATCTGGAACCTGCGGCCGACCGAGGAGCAGCTGGCGTCCTGGCAGGCCGACGGCAGCGGATACGGCACCGACCGGTCCCTGGTCCCCGCGCCCGACGTGGTCCTCGCCGTCGCCCCCGGCGACCTCGTGGTGATCGACGCCACCGCCCTGCACGGCGTCGCCAAGCAGATCAAGGGCACGCGGATCGGGCTCTCCTGCTTCCTCGGCGTGCGCAACGGCCGCCCCTGGGTCTGCTGGAGCTAGCTGACCGGCAAACGCAAAAAAGGCCCCGGCACACAGAACGAATCTGTGTGCCGGGGCGATGACGGCGAGGTGGATCAGGCGCCGGGGCCACAGGTCGCGGCGTCGGCGCCGGCATTGTCCTGAGCGGCACTGGTCTGAGCGGCGTTGGTCTGAGCCGCATTGATCGGAATGACATTGCCTTGAGTGACAGTGCCCTGAGTGGCGTTGTCCGGCGCAGCGCTGCCTGGCGCAGCACCGCCCTGGCCAGCGGCAACAGCCGCCGCCTCCGAAGCCTTGGCGGCCTGCAAGTGCCCGCTCACCAAGCTCCAGGGCAGCGTCGGCCACTGCACCCGCGCCGTCGTCCACACGGCGCCGACCGCAGCCGCGATCAGCGCCTTGGTGCTCCAGCCGTGCGTGCCGTCGGCGGCGAGTTCCACCAGGAACGTCGACACCGATCCGCCGAGCAGCCGGAGCGCCTGAGCGGCCAGGTGATAGCGGCGGAAGTCCTTCGTGAGCCCCGATTCCAGCGTCGTCAGGCTCGACATCGTCAGCCCTTCGCCAGGTCGGCGCCGAGGTGCTGGGCCACCGCCTGGGCGATCTGCTGAGCATTGGCGCCGCCGGCCAGGTGCGGGGCCAGGGCGGCGGCGAGGGCGTTGATGTCGACGGCCGGCGGGGCGCCGACGCGTCCGGCCAGGGCGGTGACGGCGTCGCGGGCCTGCTTGGCGTACAGGGCCGCGGCTCGGGCGCCGCCGTCGGCCCAGATCAGGGCGGTCTCGTTGTCGAAGTTCTGGTTCGCCGGGAACTGGCCGGCGATCTCCGGCCAGAACTGGCCGATGCTGGAGGGGATGGTGGCCACGGGATTGCCTCCGAAAAGGGGTGACGACGGGTGGGTCGGCGGTGCGGGTGTCGGCGGGTTCGGTGTCGGCGGCTTGGGCGTCGGCGCGCCGCCGGCGATCTGCGCCGCGCGGGCGATGATCTGCGGACGCTGGTCCAGGATCGGTTGGCCGGGGCAGTCCAGGTGGCCGCCCCAGGCCTGGCCGCCGAGGCCGTGGCCGGTCAGGCCGGGCACGGTGCTGTCCGAGGGCTGGAGCGGGACGCCGTAGGTGGTGTGGATCCAGGCGAACAGCTGGGCCGCGTTCTCCAGTTGCGAGGCGGTCAGGACGTCGCCGGAGTTGCCTTCGTTCTCGACCGAGATCCACTCCGGATTGCCGTCGACCTCGGCCCAGGCCCGGTCGTCGGTGTCGACCCACTGGTCCAGCGGGCCCGACTTCGGGTTGCCGAAGTGCGCGGAGACCTGCGAGGCCGGGTTGTGGAACCAGGCGTCCGTGCCGGACTCGGTGCCCTCCTGGATGTGCAGCACCAGGCCGCGGTGCGCGGACATGCCGCCGGGCGTCAGGTTCGGGACCGGGCCGCGCCAGGTCGCCTTGGGGAATCGGGCCATGTCAGCCCCCTTCGTCGAAGTGGTGCGCGGCTTGGCCCGCGACCAGGACGGCCAGCGCGCCGACCGTCTGGTGGATCGCGGCGAACTCGTGGGTGTGCGCGTCTACCGCCGCGCGGATCTCGCGGACGTCGTCGCGCAGCGACTGCCCGCCGTTGGTTTCGAGCTGTTTGGAGCGGGCCTCCACGACGTGCATGACGTGCGAGAACCGGCTGGCCCAACGAAAACCGGCGCCGATGGCGGCGCCGGTGATGCACAGCGAGGAGGCTGTCGCGGTGATGGCTTCAACGTTCATGGATGTCCCGTGGGTCGAAGGTGGTTCGGGTGCTCCCTCCGTCGGCTCCGCGGGGATCACCCCAGCCCGTAGAGCTTGAAGGTGGAGTCGGGCAGGAAGTTGCTCCCGGGGAGGTAGACCGTGAGCGAGGTGATGGGGACGGGCGTCGTGGTCATGTACCCCCCGCCGTACGTCTGGAGCACCCCGGCGGTGCCGCCGTCGGTCGCCATCGACGTCCCGGTGAAGGCCTTGAGCGTGGTGGGGTCGGCGTA from the Catenulispora sp. EB89 genome contains:
- a CDS encoding N-acetylmuramoyl-L-alanine amidase, which gives rise to MARFPKATWRGPVPNLTPGGMSAHRGLVLHIQEGTESGTDAWFHNPASQVSAHFGNPKSGPLDQWVDTDDRAWAEVDGNPEWISVENEGNSGDVLTASQLENAAQLFAWIHTTYGVPLQPSDSTVPGLTGHGLGGQAWGGHLDCPGQPILDQRPQIIARAAQIAGGAPTPKPPTPNPPTPAPPTHPSSPLFGGNPVATIPSSIGQFWPEIAGQFPANQNFDNETALIWADGGARAAALYAKQARDAVTALAGRVGAPPAVDINALAAALAPHLAGGANAQQIAQAVAQHLGADLAKG